The sequence TTGCGAAGGGGGTGCTCATCATCGCCTTCGGAAAATACACCTCGCTCTTCCGTTTCCTGGATAAGACCCCGAAACGCTACCGGGCGACGCTCTGGCTCGGGGCACACTCCGATACGCTCGACATCGAAGGGGTCGAGCAGATCGACGACATCGTGCCGTTGCCGGAAGCGAAGGTCCGGGAGGCCGTCGAATCCCTGAAGGGGGAGCAGGCCTATCCCCCGCCGATTTTCAGTGCGAAGCGGATCAACGGACGGAGGGCCTACGATCTGGCCAGGGCGGGCATCCCCTTTGAGCTGGAGACGATACACTCGACCGTGTATGATGTGAAACTCCTGCACTACTGTCACCCTTTCGTGACCTTTGAGGCGACGGTCTCCGAGGGGACCTATATCCGATCGCTCGGACGCCTCGTGTATGAGCGGCTGGGGCTCGACGGAGGGGCGCTCAGTATGCTCGAACGGCTCTGCGAAGGGCAGTTCGTCTATGAGGGAGAACGCCCACTCGATATCCGAAGCTGCCTGCGTCTTCCTCCGGTCGAATACCGGGGCGAGTGGCGGAAAATCACTCTGGGGCAGCCGTTGACGCGTGACGAGTTTGCCCCCGTGGAGGACGGGGTCTACCGTGTCGACGACGGGCGGGAGATGGCGGTCTTCGCCTTTGACGGCGAAGGCGTGCATTATGTATTGAACAAGGTGGCACTATGAAGCACTACAAGGCACCGGCAAAGGTCAATATCTTTTTGAAGGTCACGGGAAAGCGGGGGGAGTACCACGAGATCCTGTCGCGTTTCATGGTCGTAGAGCAGCTGCATGACCTGCTCTATTTCTTCCCGAAGGAGACGGAGGGCTTCGTCATCGACGGCGATTTCGCCTGTGCGACGGAACAGAATACGATCTACAAAGCTTACGCTGCCCTGCTCGAAGCGACGGGTTCGACGGAACTCGAGCGGTTGATGCAGACCCACGGGATCGCCGTGAACAAACATATTCCGGCGTTTGCGGGACTGGGAGGAGGCAGTTCGGATGCGGCCACCTACCTGAAGATGTGCAACGAAGTGCTGCACCTGGGCCTGGACGTCA is a genomic window of Sulfurimonas sp. HSL1-2 containing:
- the truB gene encoding tRNA pseudouridine(55) synthase TruB, which gives rise to MNRLFVAYKPSGLSSNQFLRTLKRKYGVKKAGYSGTLDPFAKGVLIIAFGKYTSLFRFLDKTPKRYRATLWLGAHSDTLDIEGVEQIDDIVPLPEAKVREAVESLKGEQAYPPPIFSAKRINGRRAYDLARAGIPFELETIHSTVYDVKLLHYCHPFVTFEATVSEGTYIRSLGRLVYERLGLDGGALSMLERLCEGQFVYEGERPLDIRSCLRLPPVEYRGEWRKITLGQPLTRDEFAPVEDGVYRVDDGREMAVFAFDGEGVHYVLNKVAL